The genomic region GGTCGAAAATCCGCTCCCGCTGGAGATCACCGAGGCTAAGCTCTACGACCTCCGTTTCCACCTGCGCGGACCTGTGAAGGCGCCGGACCAGGTGGTGATCGCCGTCATCGACGAGAAAAGCCTGGCGAGGTTCGGGCGCTGGCCCTGGAGCCGGGAGGTGATGGCGGGGCTGGTGGACAAGCTGGCCCGGGCCGAGGCGGCGGTCATCGCCTTCGACGTGATCTTCCCCGAGAGCGATGAGAACGACCGGGTACTCTCTCGCGCCATCGAAGACGCCGGCAACGTAATTCTTCCCATCGTCTTCGATTTCGAGACTTCCTCTAAGGGGCGTGCCAACCCCGACCTGGAGCCGTCGGCCGTTTCCGCGATCCTGGAGCCGGAGCTGTACCGGGATTTTCCCCCGATAACGTCGACCGGGGAGCCGATCATACCGGTTAAGCCGCTGCGGGAAAGCGCCATGTCGCTGGCGCACATCAGCATGCTGCCGGACTACTTCGACGGCACCCTGCGCTGGGAGGCGCTGCTCGTAGCCTACGACGGTCTCCTCTACCCGTCCCTGGGGCTCAAAAGCGCCGCCTTCTACAAGGGGGTTTCCCCCGAGAAGCTGCAGGTGCACGCCACCCGATCCATCGAGGTCGGCAGCACGGTGATACCTACCGACCGCTGGGGGCGCATGCCGATCAACTACTACGGGCCGGGCCGGACGCTGCGCCACGTGTCGGTCGCAGACATCGTCGACGGCAAGGTCGGTGCGAAAGAGCTCGGCAACCGCATCGTCTTCATCGGCGCTTCCGCCGTGGGAATGCTCGATTTGAGGGTTACACCCTTCACCGCGGTGATGCCCGGGGTGGAGAAGCAGGCCACCATCGCCGCCTCGATCCTGGAGCACCGGTTCCTGGTGAAGGCGACTACGGCCCAGGACCTCTTCTTCCTGTTGCTGTCGGGTTTGGTCATGGCGCTCATCCTGAGCCGTCTGAGGCTTTTCTGGGGGGCGGTGGCGGTAGCGGTCGGCGCTGCGGTCGTAGCGGCCGCAGGAATACTCCTCTTCAGCCGGTTCGGGGTGTGGGTGAACCTCGCCTGCCCGCTGGGGAACCTCCTTTTCCTGTTCATGTCCGTCACCGCCTGGAACTACACGGTCGAGGAGCGCCGCGCACGCAGGATACGCGCCATGTTCTCGAGCTACGTCACCACTACCATCGTCAACGAGCTGATCGACAACCCCGCCCTGGCGAGGCTCGGCGGCGAGAAGCGCGAAATAAGCATCCTCTTCTCCGACGTGCGCGGGTTCACCACCTTCTCCGAGCAGCACGCGCCGGAGGAAGTGGTCGCCCTTTTGAACGAGTACCTGGGGGAGATGACCGACGTCATCCTCAAGTGGGGGGGGACCCTCGATAAGTTCGTGGGCGACGCCATCATGGTCTTTTGGAACGCGCCCCTTCCCTGCGCCGACCACGCCGAGCGTTCGCTCCGCTGCGCGCTGGAGCTGCAGGCCAGGCTAGCCGAGCTTCACGAGAAGTGGGAGCGGGAGGGAAAGCCGAAGCTTTGCTGCGGCATTGGCATCAACACCGGCTGGGTCATCGTCGGCAACATCGGCGCCGAGGGGAAGAAGATGGATTACACCGTCATCGGCGACGAAGTGAACCTCGCCAGCCGGGTCGAGTCGCTCACCCGCAGGTTCGACGCGGGGATACTGGTCACCGAGAAGACGGTCGAGAAGCTGCGGGGCCCGATCGAGGCCGGGACGCTTGCGGGGATCGAGCTGAGCGGCGTCAGCCGCGTGATCGTGAAAGGGAAAGAGCAGCCGGTGACGCTGTACACCGCAGTCTCCACCGGGGACGCCCCCGCCGTCATCATCGAGTGCGAGGAGATGGAACCCTTGAGACTGACGGAGAAATAAAATGGTTTTGACTTTAGGAGGAATGCCCGTGATTAAAACCGCATCCCTGGCCGCCGCGGCTCTCGTAGCCGCCCTGACCTTTGGCGCGCCGGCGCAGGCAGCAAACCTCGACGAGGGGATCGTCCAGTACCGCATGGAGAACTTCGAGGAGGCTCTGGCCCTGTTGCAGAAGGCGCGGGCCGAACAGCCGGAGTCGTCGCTTGCGGCGTTCTACCTCGGCATGGCGCGCAAACAGGGGGGGGACATCGCGGGCGCCATCAAGGATCTCACCGACGCGGCGACGCTGAAGCCCCCGGTGCTCGACGCCTACCTGGAACTCGCCGACGCCTGGCATGTGCAGGGGGACGACGACAAGGCGCTGGAATGGGCGAACCGCTCCGAGGCGGCAGGGGTGAACCCGGCGCGGAGCGCCTTCTTGAAGGGGATCATCCTCGCCGGGCTCGGCAAAACCGATGAGGCGGTCGCTTCGTTCGAAAAGGCGAAAGGGCTCGACCCGTCCCTCAACCAGCCGGCACAGCTCCAGATCGCCATGGCGATGGCCGGGTCGCGCAAGCTCACCCGGGCCCGCGACGCCTTGCGGGCGGTGGTAGCCGCCGACCCCAACTCCGAGATAGCAGGGTACGCGAGGGAATACGAGCAGTCCTTCACCCGCATCCTGGAAAGCTACCGGCCGCTGCACCTGACCCTGGGGCTCAACTACCTCTACGACGACAACGCCATCTCCAGCCCGTCGAACGCGGGCGCCAGGGCGCAGATCGGGAACCCGACCGGGCAGCGCGACCACGCCTTCATGGGGAGCTTCCGGCTCGACTACACCCCTCTTCTTGAAAACGACTACACCTTCAGCGCCCAGTACCTGGTGCAGAGCACCAAGTACGGCGACACCAACACCGCTGAGGAAAATCCCAGTACCGTGATCAACTCGCTCACGGTCAACCCCGGCCGCTCCTTCGGCAACTCCATCTTCTCCCTCCCCATCAACTTCAGCCACGTCTTCTTGAAGGAGAAGGAGTACCAAGTGCTGGTCACGGTCCGCCCCACCTGGTCCTGGCAGGCAGCACCCCAGCACATACTGCAGGCAGCGGCCAACTTCACCCGCCGCGACATGCTGCAGGACCCGCTGGTGCAGGACGAGGACCGCGACGCCAACATAGGGGGCGCCTCCGCCGGGTACATCTTCAGCTATGGCGACCAGGGAGGGATGGCCGCTCTGCGCTACGACTTCAGCTACGACAACGCCAGGGGAGTCAACTGGAAGAACCGTGGGCACCGCTACTCGGCGAGCGGGGTGATTCCGCTCTCCGCGGCGCTGAAGTTCAACCTTTCGGGCGAGGTCTCCACCCAGGACTACTTCAAGACCAACACCGTCTTCGACGTCCAGCGCGACGACACCACCTGGTTCGGTACCGCCGGCCTCAGCTGGAACCTGACCGGCAACGTGGCGCTTCTGGCCCAGTACTCACACACAACGGCTAAATCCAACATCAAGGTGTACGACTACAACCGCAACACCTTCAGCACCGGGATAGAGTTCAGTTTTTAGGAGACACACCATGATCAGTGCCCGAAACAGCTATTCCCGTCCCGAAGCCCAGGCTTTGGAACGCAATATCGAGTTTACTCGCTCGCAGTCCCCGGCTTTGGAGCACGGCAGCGACTCTCCTCGTTTCCAGGCCCCGGCTTTTGAACGCAACAACGGATTCCCTTGTTCGCAGGCTCCGGCCTGGGAGCTCAAGAGTAGCTCGAAGCCTGGCCTTCCGATGCAACGCATCCTGGTGCTGATATCGCTTTTGCTTCCCCTGCTGCTCCTGACCGTTCCCGGCTCCGCATGGGCCGAGGTGGTGGGGAAACTGACCGTCGTGGAAGGTGCGGTGGACATCATGCCGGGAGGGCAGCTCCCCGCGGTAGCCGCCAGGGTCGGGGGGGCGGTGCAGAAAGGCGACTTCGTCCGCACCAAGAGCAACGCCAGGGCCGAGCTCACCTTCAACGACGGGAGCGTCATCAAGATCGCCCAGAGAAGCCGCATCGACGTGGGGGAATATTCGGCCTCCAACCGGAAGCTCGCTCTTCCCCGCGGCAAGGTGCAGGCGACGGTAGTCCCCGCGGCCGCCGGCGGCACGGCGCGCAGCTTCGAGATCCGGACCCCCAACGCCATCGCAGGGGTGCGCGGCACCTCCTTTTACGTCTATCACCAGGCCAACGTGACCGGGGTGGCCGTCTTGCAGGGGGTGGTGCATACCGCGAGCCTGTCGCAGCCCTCCAAGGGGGTGACCCTCGTCGCCGGCACCGCCACCACCGTCACCAGGCGCGGCGCGCCGACGCCGCCGCGGCCGGTATCCGACAATGAGATGAACAGCCACCAAAGCGACGTCAACCCGACAGGTAAACAGGGTGGCGAGCCGCAGGCGGCGCCCGCCGCCGAAAGCGGCGATGCCGGTGCGGGATCCTCCGGTTCCCAGCCGACTTCCGGCACTACTTCGCCGACCGGCACTACAACTGCCGAGTCGTCCGACTCCGGCTCCGGCAGCCCCTCTTCTGATACCCCCAGCACTGGCGGCCCCGTCGCCACCAGCCCTAGTTTTACGGATCCGAGCCCCGACCTGAGCGCGCCGCCACCGCAAGCTCCGGCACCGGTTCCTACGACGCCGATTTCCCCCACTGTTGTGGCACCGCCGGTGACAGATTTAGTCCCGCCCGAGGATAAGCCAAACCCAGATGACCCCCTTTCTCCTGACGGGAAGACGCCTGATACGCCGCCAACGACTTACCCGGGAGGCACTACCCCCCCTCCCGCGACACCGCCGGTTTTCAGCGGCACGCTTGCCGGGGGGCTGATGTCCCGGGGCGCCGCCATAGACCCCGGCTCCAACCTGCTTACCATTGTCAGCGACCCCGGTTTCGCGCCGGTAATCTCGGGCACGACCTCGCCCTGGGCGACCAAGAGCGCTTCGATAAGCCTTGCCGGCAGCTATCCGACCCTGCCTCTGCAGCAGCCCAACCACTACTGGTTCGGCAACTTCTTCTCCGACAGCACGCCCACCCACACGACGACCGACGGCGGCGCCTTCTTCGGCTATTTCGGCGGGAGCTCTCTCGACAGCACCGCTGCGGCGGGGACCGCCATCGACGCCAGCCTGAGCGGGATCTACGTCGACCCGACCGGGAAGATCGGCCTGATGCAGGGTGGCGCCACGGGGGCCGCGCCTAGCGGCAAGGTGAGCGGCACCGGAACCCTGACCCTGACGGAGATGACGCCGACCAGCACCCTCCTTCCCGCATCTTTCGGCGCCGGCTGGTGGGACTCCAAGACGGGAACGACCATGGTCGAACTGACCGGCCCGGTGCTGACCGGTAACATGGACGGAGGCAACGAGGCGGAAGGGTACCTTTTCGATTCCGGCCTCAACTACAGCGGCACTATAGCCGACCGGGGCGACGTGCTGAGGCTTGCGCACCTGGCGGCTGATCCGAGTTTCGGCATCTGGACCAGGGAATCCTTTGGCTCCTACGCCGGCAGCGGCAGCCAGCTGGTGCTGACCAGCAACGCCGAGTGGGGTACGGTCGACGCGGCTAACGTCTTCAACCTAGAGAACAGCATCAAGGTGGTGTCGCTGGGCAACTGGCAGGAAGGCGCGCTCACCGGCAAGGCCGACGGCGTCTGGGGCGACTTGGGCAACGGAAGCCTCAAACTCCTCACCGGCACGCTCACGGGGAGCTCCAACCCCGCCACCTCGACCTTCGGAGCGGTGACCACCGGCGTCTATATCGACCTGAACCGCTTCCT from Citrifermentans bremense harbors:
- a CDS encoding FecR family protein, with protein sequence MQRILVLISLLLPLLLLTVPGSAWAEVVGKLTVVEGAVDIMPGGQLPAVAARVGGAVQKGDFVRTKSNARAELTFNDGSVIKIAQRSRIDVGEYSASNRKLALPRGKVQATVVPAAAGGTARSFEIRTPNAIAGVRGTSFYVYHQANVTGVAVLQGVVHTASLSQPSKGVTLVAGTATTVTRRGAPTPPRPVSDNEMNSHQSDVNPTGKQGGEPQAAPAAESGDAGAGSSGSQPTSGTTSPTGTTTAESSDSGSGSPSSDTPSTGGPVATSPSFTDPSPDLSAPPPQAPAPVPTTPISPTVVAPPVTDLVPPEDKPNPDDPLSPDGKTPDTPPTTYPGGTTPPPATPPVFSGTLAGGLMSRGAAIDPGSNLLTIVSDPGFAPVISGTTSPWATKSASISLAGSYPTLPLQQPNHYWFGNFFSDSTPTHTTTDGGAFFGYFGGSSLDSTAAAGTAIDASLSGIYVDPTGKIGLMQGGATGAAPSGKVSGTGTLTLTEMTPTSTLLPASFGAGWWDSKTGTTMVELTGPVLTGNMDGGNEAEGYLFDSGLNYSGTIADRGDVLRLAHLAADPSFGIWTRESFGSYAGSGSQLVLTSNAEWGTVDAANVFNLENSIKVVSLGNWQEGALTGKADGVWGDLGNGSLKLLTGTLTGSSNPATSTFGAVTTGVYIDLNRFLANPTLAAGLGFPTLAGVDSFTLNGSNSTGSVNFGTLKFYGRSGSPLSLWVAQNVSGSFGGTLQQQNFSLMNGATASSSSVMGNLWVSGVNAANGTWLGQVNAIGETGTSFRNEFDGVAVGTVSGTTFSGSAAGIAHPVTYYNNITGDLRRISGGSVTSYGTVNGVMGGMSLWNAKPSFTSEFRGIGFLTPSQALTNTDYVFSAPLISKDLSGQAMTADGGAYYGQLVAGVSTVGGNPDSPGIIGAANALYIDPAGKAGVLQGKFSGFLDPSNNIWQNEGDFFPVELDAAPSVTATTLNNGGVITGTTTFVVGASTFTGNGVTLGGGDADGFTRSFLTNTPQWGIGNFGFYAPVSSGPAANTPWSIDFVLPDSNLTTVGTMSGQMWDPGRGQMAAGVRAGWYDMVNVDATATPKTGIFIGETVGTFNPVSLQSITSGMWLETNKFLSMVASDPGALNKLKIPAVEVGKADFSGGNGEYNVTIQNLRFFAPVATGRPEIFATDSISGSYVTVPTLGSAATLNQVVGSGVNVSGFSPTFTVKQWDTTNNKWSASLQFNGNSGAVGTYGNVQFTGVAAGRSNPGASTFTGTAAGVVK
- a CDS encoding CHASE2 domain-containing protein, translated to MKNLSSATIRFLIGCAVTALFCLLLVENPLPLEITEAKLYDLRFHLRGPVKAPDQVVIAVIDEKSLARFGRWPWSREVMAGLVDKLARAEAAVIAFDVIFPESDENDRVLSRAIEDAGNVILPIVFDFETSSKGRANPDLEPSAVSAILEPELYRDFPPITSTGEPIIPVKPLRESAMSLAHISMLPDYFDGTLRWEALLVAYDGLLYPSLGLKSAAFYKGVSPEKLQVHATRSIEVGSTVIPTDRWGRMPINYYGPGRTLRHVSVADIVDGKVGAKELGNRIVFIGASAVGMLDLRVTPFTAVMPGVEKQATIAASILEHRFLVKATTAQDLFFLLLSGLVMALILSRLRLFWGAVAVAVGAAVVAAAGILLFSRFGVWVNLACPLGNLLFLFMSVTAWNYTVEERRARRIRAMFSSYVTTTIVNELIDNPALARLGGEKREISILFSDVRGFTTFSEQHAPEEVVALLNEYLGEMTDVILKWGGTLDKFVGDAIMVFWNAPLPCADHAERSLRCALELQARLAELHEKWEREGKPKLCCGIGINTGWVIVGNIGAEGKKMDYTVIGDEVNLASRVESLTRRFDAGILVTEKTVEKLRGPIEAGTLAGIELSGVSRVIVKGKEQPVTLYTAVSTGDAPAVIIECEEMEPLRLTEK
- a CDS encoding tetratricopeptide repeat protein; this translates as MPVIKTASLAAAALVAALTFGAPAQAANLDEGIVQYRMENFEEALALLQKARAEQPESSLAAFYLGMARKQGGDIAGAIKDLTDAATLKPPVLDAYLELADAWHVQGDDDKALEWANRSEAAGVNPARSAFLKGIILAGLGKTDEAVASFEKAKGLDPSLNQPAQLQIAMAMAGSRKLTRARDALRAVVAADPNSEIAGYAREYEQSFTRILESYRPLHLTLGLNYLYDDNAISSPSNAGARAQIGNPTGQRDHAFMGSFRLDYTPLLENDYTFSAQYLVQSTKYGDTNTAEENPSTVINSLTVNPGRSFGNSIFSLPINFSHVFLKEKEYQVLVTVRPTWSWQAAPQHILQAAANFTRRDMLQDPLVQDEDRDANIGGASAGYIFSYGDQGGMAALRYDFSYDNARGVNWKNRGHRYSASGVIPLSAALKFNLSGEVSTQDYFKTNTVFDVQRDDTTWFGTAGLSWNLTGNVALLAQYSHTTAKSNIKVYDYNRNTFSTGIEFSF